From a region of the Falco peregrinus isolate bFalPer1 chromosome 5, bFalPer1.pri, whole genome shotgun sequence genome:
- the RAB7A gene encoding ras-related protein Rab-7a, with protein sequence MTSRKKVLLKVIILGDSGVGKTSLMNQYVNKKFSNQYKATIGADFLTKEVMVDDRLVTMQIWDTAGQERFQSLGVAFYRGADCCVLVFDVTAPNTFKTLDSWRDEFLIQASPRDPENFPFVVLGNKIDLENRQVTTKRAQAWCYSKNNIPYFETSAKEAINVEQAFQTIARNALKQETEVELYNEFPEPIKLDKNDRVKASAESCSC encoded by the exons ATGACTTCTAGGAAGAAAGTGTTACTGAAAGTCATCATCCTTGGAGACTCTGG GGTGGGAAAGACATCGCTCATGAACCAGTATGTGAACAAGAAATTCAGTAACCAGTACAAGGCTACGATAGGCGCAGACTTCCTGACAAAAGAGGTCATGGTGGATGACAGGCTAGTGACAATGCAG ATATGGGATACAGCAGGACAAGAACGATTTCAGTCTCTGGGAGTTGCCTTCTACAGGGGAGCGGACTGCTGTGTGCTGGTGTTTGATGTCACGGCCCCCAACACATTCAAAACCCTAGACAGCTGGAGGGACGAATTCCTCATTCAGGCCAGTCCAAGGGATCCTGAGAACTTTCCTTTTGTTGTGCTGGGAAACAAGATTGACCTAGAAAACAGACAA GTCACCACAAAAAGGGCACAAGCCTGGTGctacagtaaaaacaacatcCCCTACTTTGAAACCAGTGCCAAGGAGGCCATTAATGTGGAACAAGCTTTCCAGACGATTGCACGAAACGCACTTAAACAG GAAACCGAAGTGGAGCTTTACAATGAATTTCCTGAACCCATCAAACTAGACAAGAATGACCGAGTGAAGGCTTCTGCggagagctgcagctgctga